One Coffea arabica cultivar ET-39 chromosome 5c, Coffea Arabica ET-39 HiFi, whole genome shotgun sequence DNA window includes the following coding sequences:
- the LOC140007780 gene encoding probable alpha,alpha-trehalose-phosphate synthase [UDP-forming] 7 produces the protein MLSRSYTNLLDLASGNIPVMGREKERRRFPRVMTVPGSICELDDDQAHSVASDNPSSIAGDRMIVVSNQLPLKAKRRPDNKGWSFTWNEDSLLLRLKDGLPEDMEVQYVGSLCVDVDPIEQDDVANYLLEKFKCVPTFLPPNIVEKYYNGFCKKQLWPLFHYMLPFSADNGGRFDRSMWEAYVSANKIFSQRVIEVLNPEDDFVWIHDYHLMVLPTFLRRRFTRLRMGFFLHSPFPSSEIYRTLPVREEILKALLNCDLIGFHTFDYARHFLSCCSRMMGLEYLSKRGYIGLDYFGRTVGIKIMPVGIHMGHVESVMKLADKEMRYEELKKQFEGKTVLLGVDDMDIFKGINLKILAMENMLKQHSKWQGRAVLLQILNPVRGRGLDLEQIQAEIQESCNRINEKFGKPGYQPVVLIDRPVPISERMAYYRIAECVVVTAVRDGMNLTPYEYIVCRQGIPGAEAGSDLSGTKKSMLVVSEFIGCSPSLSGAIRVNPWNVEATSEALNEAISMSDQEKELRHEKHYRYVSTHDVAYWARSFLQDLERTCADHFRKRSYGIGLGFGFRVVALDPNFRKLSIDDIVSAYTKAQHRAILLDYDGTVMPQNSIIKTPNPEVLSILNTLCGDPNNVVFIVSGRGRDSLSRWFEPCKQLGLAAEHGYFLRWSQHKDWETCGQNSEFGWMQIAEPVMKSYTEATDGSCIEKKESALVWQYGDADPDFGYSQAKEMLDHLESVLANEPVSVKSGQHIVEVKPQGVSKGSVAERIFTSMVEKGKQADFVLCIGDDRSDEDMFEIIGAAISRNILSYKAEVFACTVGQKPSKAKYYLDDPSEVINMLDSLADATHTPVTSEDETEDSS, from the exons ATGTTGTCAAGATCGTATACTAATCTCTTAGATTTGGCATCCGGGAATATTCCGGTAATGGGTAGAGAGAAGGAAAGGAGAAGGTTTCCTAGGGTCATGACCGTGCCCGGAAGTATATGTGAGCTAGATGATGACCAGGCGCATAGTGTTGCGTCGGATAATCCGTCTTCAATAGCTGGTGATAGGATGATAGTTGTGTCAAATCAGTTGCCATTGAAAGCTAAGCGAAGACCTGATAATAAAGGATGGAGCTTTACTTGGAATGAGGATTCATTGCTTCTGAGGCTTAAAGATGGTTTGCCAGAAGATATGGAAGTGCAATACGTTGGGTCACTGTGCGTTGATGTTGATCCAATTGAACAAGATGATGTTGCCAATTATCTTTTGGAAAAATTTAAATGCGTGCCGACTTTTCTTCCGCCGAATATTGTGGAGAAGTATTACAACGGTTTCTGCAAGAAGCAGTTGTGGCCGCTCTTTCACTACATGCTGCCATTTTCTGCTGATAATGGAGGGCGGTTTGATCGTTCCATGTGGGAAGCATACGTGTCGGCCAACAAGATATTTTCGCAGAGAGTGATTGAGGTGCTAAATCCTGAGGATGACTTTGTTTGGATTCATGATTATCATTTAATGGTGTTGCCCACTTTCTTGAGGAGGCGCTTTACTCGATTGAGGATGGGGTTCTTCCTCCACAGTCCATTTCCTTCATCAGAGATATACAGGACACTTCCTGTTAGAGAAGAGATTCTTAAGGCTTTACTTAATTGCGATCTTATTGGTTTTCATACTTTTGACTATGCCCGGCACTTCCTCTCTTGTTGTAGTCGCATGATGGGCTTGGAGTATTTATCAAAAAGGGGTTATATAGGGTTGGATTACTTTGGTAGGACCGTTGGTATTAAAATCATGCCCGTTGGAATACATATGGGCCATGTTGAATCAGTGATGAAACTTGCTGATAAGGAGATGAGGTATGAAGAGCTGAAGAAGCAATTTGAAGGGAAAACCGTGTTGCTTGGGGTCGATGATATGGATATCTTCAAAGGCATCAATTTGAAAATCCTAGCTATGGAGAATATGCTCAAGCAACATTCGAAATGGCAAGGAAGGGCAGTGCTGCTTCAGATTTTAAATCCTGTTAGAGGAAGAGGGTTGGACTTGGAGCAAATACAGGCTGAAATACAGGAAAGCTGCAACAGGATCAATGAGAAATTTGGAAAGCCTGGATATCAACCTGTTGTTCTAATTGACAGGCCTGTGCCCATCTCAGAGAGAATGGCTTATTACAGGATTGCTGAGTGTGTTGTGGTAACTGCAGTAAGGGATGGGATGAACCTGACCCCATATGAATACATTGTTTGTAGACAGGGAATACCTGGTGCAGAAGCAGGCTCAGATTTGAGTGGAACCAAAAAGAGCATGCTGGTTGTTTCAGAATTCATTGGGTGTTCTCCTTCCCTTAGCGGGGCAATACGAGTCAACCCATGGAATGTTGAAGCAACTTCTGAGGCACTGAATGAGGCTATATCAATGTCTGACCAAGAGAAAGAACTGCGACATGAGAAGCATTATCGTTATGTAAGTACGCATGATGTGGCATATTGGGCAAGAAGCTTCCTGCAAGACTTGGAGAGGACATGTGCTGATCATTTTAGGAAGAGATCTTATGGCATAGGTTTGGGATTCGGGTTCAGAGTTGTAGCTCTGGATCCTAACTTTAGAAAGCTTTCAATTGATGATATTGTGTCAGCTTACACTAAGGCTCAGCATAGGGCCATATTGTTGGACTATGACGGGACTGTAATGCCTCAAAATTCCATCATCAAAACTCCAAACCCTGAAGTGCTCTCTATCTTGAACACACTCTGTGGGGATCCAAATAATGTGGTCTTCATAGTCAGCGGAAGGGGGAGGGACAGCTTAAGCAGATGGTTTGAGCCTTGCAAACAGCTGGGACTTGCAGCTGAACATGGCTACTTCTTAAG GTGGTCACAACATAAAGACTGGGAGACCTGTGGTCAGAATTCTGAATTTGGATGGATGCAAATTGCTGAACCTGTAATGAAATCGTATACTGAGGCAACAGATGGTTCTTGCattgagaagaaagaaagtGCTTTGGTCTGGCAGTATGGGGATGCAGACCCAGACTTTGGGTATTCTCAGGCAAAGGAGATGTTGGATCATCTTGAGAGCGTTTTAGCAAATGAGCCTGTTTCTGTAAAGAGTGGCCAGCATATCGTAGAAGTCAAGCCACAG GGGGTCAGCAAAGGCTCAGTTGCAGAAAGAATATTTACATCCATGGTGGAGAAAGGGAAACAGGCTGATTTTGTGCTTTGCATTGGTGATGACAGATCTGATGAGGATATGTTTGAAATTATAGGCGCTGCAATATCAAGAAATATTCTTTCTTACAAAGCTGAAGTATTTGCCTGCACAGTTGGACAAAAACCGAGTAAAGCGAAATACTACTTGGATGACCCATCTGAGGTGATAAACATGCTTGACTCTCTTGCTGATGCCACTCATACTCCAGTTACCTCTGAAGATGAAACAGAAGATTCTTCCTGA